The genomic window GATCGGTTACGGCAAACACCAGGGCCACGCCGGCATTCTGACCATTGGTGATGAACTGCTTGGCGCCGTTCAGCACATAATTGTCACCATCCTTGACGGCCCGTGTCTTCAAGGCTGACGCATCCGATCCCGCCTGCGGTTCCGTCAGGCAGAAGGCGCCCAGCATCCGGCCCGCCGCCATAGGCCGCAGATAGCGTTCTTTCTGCTCTGCACTGCCGAATTTCAGGATGGGCGCGCAGCCCACCGAATTATGCACGCTCATGATGGTGGAAATAGTGCCGTCCCCCGCCGCGATCTCCTCAATCGCCAAGGCGTAGGAGATGGCATCGGCCCCCGCCCCGCCCCATTCCTCAGGCACCACCATTCCCAGAAGGCCCAGTTCCCCCATCTCCCGCAGTTCCTGCGCGGGAAAGCGGCTTTCCCGGTCACGTTCCGCAGCACCGGGCGCCAGCCGCTCGCGGGCGAACTGCCGCGCCATGTCGCGGATCATGGTCTGTTCTTCGGTGAGGATCATTTGTCATTCCTGCCAAAAACGTAGGTCAGGTCGATGGCGTCAGCCCGAATCCTGACAGCAATGGATTGAAAGCCTGTTCTGTCAGGGCTCGCCTTCGGCTCGACCTGACCTACGCCCAGCCTCACACCAGCTCAACCGCCATCGCCGTCGCCTCGCCACCGCCGATGCAGAGCGAGCCGACGCCGCGCTTAAGGCCACGCTTCTTCAACGCATGCAGCAGGGTCACCAGGATACGCGCACCGGAAGCCCCGATCGGGTGGCCCAGGGCACAGGCGCCACCATGCACATTCACCTTGTCATGCGGCAGGTCCAGTTCCTTCATCGCCGCCATGGCGACGACCGCAAAAGCTTCGTTGATCTCGAACAGGTCAACATCCTTGGCGGTCCAGCCGGTCTTGGCGAACAGGGTCTGTATGGCGCCAACCGGCGCCGTCGTGAACCAAGCCGGGGCACGGGCGTGGCTGGCATGGCCGACGATACGGGCCAGCGGCGACAGGCCGCGCTTTTCGGCCTCGCTGGCCCGCATCAGGACCAGGGCGGCAGCGCCGTCGCTGATGGAACTGCTGTTGGCCGCCGTAACGGTGCCATCCTTGCGGAAGGCGGGCTTCAGGGTCGGGATCTTGTCCGGGCGCCCCTTACCGGGCTGTTCGTCGCGCGACACGACAACCTCACCCCCACGGCCTTTGACCGTTACTGCAACCACCTCTGCATCGAAGGTGCCATCCTCTACCGCCATCTTGGCGCGGCGGAGGCTTTCCAGGGCGTAGGCGTCCTGCGCCTCGCGGGTGAAGCCGAAATGTGCTGCTGTATCCTCAGCATAGGTGCCCATGGCGCGACCGCGCTCATACGCATCTTCCAGACCATCCAGCGCCATATGGTCATACATGGTGGCATGGCCATAGCGATAGCCACCGCGCGCCCGGTCCAGGAGGTAGGGCGCATTCGACATGCTCTCCATGCCCGCCGCCACCACGATATCGGCACTGCCGGCCACGATCAGGTCATGGGCCAGCATCGTGGTCTTCATGCCGCTGCCACACATCTTGTTGACAGTGGAGCAGGTGACCGACAGCGGCAGACCTGCGCCCAATGCCGCCTGACGACCCGGCGCTTGGCCCTGGCCCGCCTGCAGCACATTGCCCATCAGCAGTTCCTGCACGCTGTCACCGGAAATCCCGGCCCGCTCCACGGCAGCCTTCACGGCAACGGCGCCCAATTGGGCCGCCGTCGTTCCGGACAGGTCGCCCATCATACCGCCCATGGCTGTACGGGCGGCGGACACGATCACGATGGGGTCGGTCATGGCATTCCTCTGGCGTCGATATTGTTTGGTTGGGCATAGCGTAGACTTGTCGCTTCCGATCAGCCATAACCGTTGCGATCAAATTTCCTGATCACTTATGTCAAGAACGAATGGGTTGGTAAGGTGGAGAAGGGCAGCGTTTCCATCCATTTCGTGGCTGCCGCCCTGAACGGGGCGATGGCGCGGGGTATGGAGCCGGCTCCCATCCTGCGCAAGGCCGGCATCGATCCCGCCTTGCTGCATCAGCCATCGGCCCGCGTAACGGTACAGGCCCATGCCACGCTGCTGCGTATCCTGGCGCAGTTGCTGGATGATGAGTTCTTTGGACAGGACAGCCGCCGCATGAAGGTGGGCAGCTTCGCACTGTCCTGTCTGCTGGCACTGGAAGGCGGCGGGGATGTCGGAGGCGCACTGGGCCTGCTTTGCCGCGCCTACAACACGATCTTTGACGATCTACGGGTCGCTGTACGGCGGGACGGGCGGCGGGCGGCGCTAGAAATCGCGCCGACAAGACCCGGCCACCACCTACCCGTCTTCGCGGTGGAGACCCTGTTCATCTATATGCATGGCATCGCCTGCTGGCTGGCGCGGCGACGTATCGTGATTGAGGAGGCCTGCTTTCCCTATCCCGAACCAGCGCATGGTGCGGAATATTTCGTACTGTTCAGCTCGCAGTTACGCTTCGCGCAGGATCAATGCCTGCTGTGGTTCGACGCTGAAACCTTATCCCTGCCGGTGACGCAGGACCGGCGATCGGCGAAAAACTTTCTGAACCAGGCGCCGGAAAGTTTCCTGGTAAAATACCGTAACCCGGACGGCTTTGGCCGCCGCGTTGCCAACCTGTTGCGCCGCCGTCCGCCGACCGAGTGGCCGGGGGCGGATGAGGCGGCGACACTGCTGCGCTGTTCACCTGCCACGCTGCGGCGCATGCTCCGCCAGGAAGGAACGTCGTATCAGGCCATCAAGGACCGGTTGCGCCTTGATCTGGCACGTCAGGCGCTGGCACGGCCCGACCTTTCCATTGCCGACATTACGGTCCAGTTAGGTTTCGCCGAACCCGCCGCCTTTAGCCGAGCATTCCGGCAATGGACGGGCACGACACCGGCCCGCTATCGCCGCGGTGCCTAGATTTCCACGTGCCCGCCCAGTTCCACCACGCGGTTCAGCGGCAGGTGGAAGAAGTCGGCGGTGGTCGTGGCGCTGCGCATCATGAAAGCGAACAGCTCTTCACGCCACGGCGCCATACCCGGCTCCGCCGACGGCACCACGGTTTCGCGCGTCAGGAAATAGGAGAAGCGCAGCGGCTCATAATCAAAGCCAAGGTCTGTGCGCTTGGCATTAGCCAGCGCCTTGGGCACATCGGGATCGTCCATGAAGCCGCAAACCATGGTGACGCGGAACACATCGTCGCGCAACTTCTCAGACACGATGCGTTCGCCAATCGGCACACGCGGCCGCTCCACCACCTTCACCGTCATCACCACCACACGCTCATGCAGGACGTGGTTGTGTTTCAGGTTATGCAGCATGGCCAGCGGCACGCCATCCGGATCGGACGTTAAGAACACAGACGTACCGGGGACACGGGATATGCGGGACGACAGGGTCCCCAGGAATTCCTGCAGGGGCATGGCGCTGTCACGCAGCTTGGCATGCAGCAACTTGCGCCCCATCTTCCAGGTGGTCATCAGCGTGAAAGCCAGCAGGCCAGCGGCCAGCGGGAACCAACCGCCATGCGTGATCTTGGTTGCCGTGGCCAGGAAATAGGCCACGTCCACGGCCAGCAGCAGCACGAAGAACCCGATGGCGAACTTGCCGTTCCAGCCCCAGCGGTTGAAGGCCAGCAGCGCCACCAGCGTAGTGGTGATCATCATGGTCCCGGTCACGGCCACGCCATAGGCCGACGCCAGATTGGTCGAACTGCCGAAGCCCAGGACCAGCGCCACCACCGCCAGCATCAGTGCCCAATTGACGAAGGGCATGTAGATCTGGCCGATCTCCTTCTCCGAGGTGTGGATAATGTTCATACGCGGCAGATAGCCCAGCTGAATCGCCTGCCGCGTGACCGAGAAAGCGCCGGAGATCACCGCCTGGCTGGCGATGATGGTGGCCAGCGTTGCCAGCATCACCATGGGCACCGCCGACCAGGATGGTCCCATGAAGAAGAACGGGTTCGTCGCCGCCTCCGGATTTGTCAGCAGCAGTGCGCCTTGCCCGAAATAGTTCAGCATCAGGGCCGGCCAGACCAGCATGTACCAGGCCAGCCGGATCGGCCCGCGCCCGAAATGGCCCATATCGGCATAAAGCGCCTCCGCCCCCGTCACCGATAGAACGACGGACCCCAGCGCCAGGAACCCGATCCAGCCATCATGGGCCAGGAAAGCGACGGCATAATGCGGCGACAGGGCCGCCAGCACCCCCGGCGACTTACCGATATTGCTGATGCCCAGAACGGCCAGCACCACGAACCAGATCAGCATGACGACACCGAAGGCGCCGCCCAACGCCGCAGATCCTTTCGACTGGA from Niveispirillum cyanobacteriorum includes these protein-coding regions:
- a CDS encoding acetyl-CoA C-acyltransferase codes for the protein MTDPIVIVSAARTAMGGMMGDLSGTTAAQLGAVAVKAAVERAGISGDSVQELLMGNVLQAGQGQAPGRQAALGAGLPLSVTCSTVNKMCGSGMKTTMLAHDLIVAGSADIVVAAGMESMSNAPYLLDRARGGYRYGHATMYDHMALDGLEDAYERGRAMGTYAEDTAAHFGFTREAQDAYALESLRRAKMAVEDGTFDAEVVAVTVKGRGGEVVVSRDEQPGKGRPDKIPTLKPAFRKDGTVTAANSSSISDGAAALVLMRASEAEKRGLSPLARIVGHASHARAPAWFTTAPVGAIQTLFAKTGWTAKDVDLFEINEAFAVVAMAAMKELDLPHDKVNVHGGACALGHPIGASGARILVTLLHALKKRGLKRGVGSLCIGGGEATAMAVELV
- a CDS encoding AraC family transcriptional regulator, yielding MEKGSVSIHFVAAALNGAMARGMEPAPILRKAGIDPALLHQPSARVTVQAHATLLRILAQLLDDEFFGQDSRRMKVGSFALSCLLALEGGGDVGGALGLLCRAYNTIFDDLRVAVRRDGRRAALEIAPTRPGHHLPVFAVETLFIYMHGIACWLARRRIVIEEACFPYPEPAHGAEYFVLFSSQLRFAQDQCLLWFDAETLSLPVTQDRRSAKNFLNQAPESFLVKYRNPDGFGRRVANLLRRRPPTEWPGADEAATLLRCSPATLRRMLRQEGTSYQAIKDRLRLDLARQALARPDLSIADITVQLGFAEPAAFSRAFRQWTGTTPARYRRGA
- a CDS encoding potassium transporter Kup; amino-acid sequence: MRPAAEKGSLRTAAWWAQGYFSVGHSASAAHDEPRSSFGALFLSAIGVVFGDIGTSPLYAMKEAFAGPHPLPVDRMHVLGVLSLVFWTVMLVVSIKYVAIIMRADNEGEGSSFALLALLQKALSSNPQMTALAGTLGVFAAALFYGDSAITPAISVLSAVEGLQVAAPNLAPWTVPIAIAILVALFAIQSKGSAALGGAFGVVMLIWFVVLAVLGISNIGKSPGVLAALSPHYAVAFLAHDGWIGFLALGSVVLSVTGAEALYADMGHFGRGPIRLAWYMLVWPALMLNYFGQGALLLTNPEAATNPFFFMGPSWSAVPMVMLATLATIIASQAVISGAFSVTRQAIQLGYLPRMNIIHTSEKEIGQIYMPFVNWALMLAVVALVLGFGSSTNLASAYGVAVTGTMMITTTLVALLAFNRWGWNGKFAIGFFVLLLAVDVAYFLATATKITHGGWFPLAAGLLAFTLMTTWKMGRKLLHAKLRDSAMPLQEFLGTLSSRISRVPGTSVFLTSDPDGVPLAMLHNLKHNHVLHERVVVMTVKVVERPRVPIGERIVSEKLRDDVFRVTMVCGFMDDPDVPKALANAKRTDLGFDYEPLRFSYFLTRETVVPSAEPGMAPWREELFAFMMRSATTTADFFHLPLNRVVELGGHVEI